The segment ATCAAATGGCGCTAAGTCCGGGGTTCTCGATACCCAGTATCGGAACCCCGTTGCACCAGCCTGAGGAGGACCAACAGATTCTACCGCACGCTTACCAGCAGCAACAATCGATGCCGCACATGACCCCGATGGGCGGTCTCAGCTCGTACGGAATGCCTTCCATCGGTATGGGAACACCCGGGAAGAGTATGCACACCTATGCGCCTAGTTTCGCAGCACCACAGAGTATGATTCAACCACAGACACCGGTAAGTTAATTCCGTAAAACATTTAAACAAGTTGAAAATTGACACAGGTAATACTTTAGCAAAGCCTAATGTCACCCATGGTACCAATGACGGAAGGTAAAGCTTCGGCAACACCCAGCCACCAAAACAGCGGCGGAAGCGTGCGGGATCCGGAGAATATCGGCAGCGTTAACATCCACCAGACGATGGGACCCGCAACACCAATGACCCCGATGACACCGAGTGAGCCGGCCATACTGCCACAGCTGCAGAACATCGTGTCCACGGTTAATCTGAGCTGCAGACTGGATCTCAAGAAAATCGCTTTGCACGCCCGTAATGCAGAGTACAATCCGAAACGATTCGCCGCGGTCATCATGCGAATCCGAGAACCTCGAACCACGGCGTTGATATTCTCCTCCGGAAAAATGGTTTGTACCGGAGCCAAAAGTGAGGAAGATTCCCGTTTGGCTGCGCGAAAATATGCGCGTATTATTCAGAAGCTGGGCTTTACGGTTAGTTGGACATGCGATTGAATGGTTTAGAGAGGttctaagttttttttttgttacaggCAAAATTTCTTGATTTCAAGGTACAAAATATGGTCGGCAGTTGCGACGTTCGGTTCCCGATCCGACTGGAGGGTCTAGTCCTGACGCACGGCAAGTTTAGCTCCTACGAGCCGGAACTGTTCCCCGGGCTGATCTACCGTATGGTGAAGCCGAGAATCGTGCTGCTAATTTTCGTCTCCGGCAAGGTTGTACTGACCGGTGCCAAGGTGCGACAGGAGATCTACGATGCGTTTGATAATATTTAtcctattttaaaaagtttcaaaaaacAATAGTGGCcgtattttggatttttttttcgttaccGATTTATCAGCAGTCAAATGAAGTATAGAATTAGAAGCGGAAAATGTACGTCTTCGTGCGGGAAATCATTGTTGCACAAAACGACGTTTTTCTAACCGCAAAGAAGCATTTGATATAGGAC is part of the Sabethes cyaneus chromosome 2, idSabCyanKW18_F2, whole genome shotgun sequence genome and harbors:
- the LOC128733794 gene encoding uncharacterized protein LOC128733794 codes for the protein MDQMALSPGFSIPSIGTPLHQPEEDQQILPHAYQQQQSMPHMTPMGGLSSYGMPSIGMGTPGKSMHTYAPSFAAPQSMIQPQTPQSLMSPMVPMTEGKASATPSHQNSGGSVRDPENIGSVNIHQTMGPATPMTPMTPSEPAILPQLQNIVSTVNLSCRLDLKKIALHARNAEYNPKRFAAVIMRIREPRTTALIFSSGKMVCTGAKSEEDSRLAARKYARIIQKLGFTAKFLDFKVQNMVGSCDVRFPIRLEGLVLTHGKFSSYEPELFPGLIYRMVKPRIVLLIFVSGKVVLTGAKVRQEIYDAFDNIYPILKSFKKQ